Genomic window (Apis cerana isolate GH-2021 linkage group LG1, AcerK_1.0, whole genome shotgun sequence):
agaatatttaaataaatacacataACGTACTTTTTTGTTGGCAACTAGATGCCGAAGTCATAAAATGTGCTTGCAATTTATCCGCAATTGCATTTCCCTCTGTGATAAGTAAATGACTTAAATCATTACTGAAGAAAGCATTAGCACCTCCAGTATCAGTCACAGCCATTATTTGTATTGGTAAATTTGGTATATTCATAGAAAATGCACTAcgaaaaagtttcaaattaataatagtattattattaaatatataaaataatattattttgaaatatgtatattgcaTTACATACTTAAGAGTCGCAAGTGATGCTTTTCTTTTTGTGGAATAAACGAGTATAAAACCATGTACTAATTCATCTCTAAATGCATTTGCTCCAtgaaaacttgaaataataacttcaactcttcgtttcgattctcctagaaatgtttctaaaacaatcgatcgatcgccaCTAAGAAAACAACATTGATGATTGAGTAAGGGACCAAGTACGTTTTCCACGGAATATGGATCTCCGCAGAACATAcacattattattctaaaataaaaaaattattaatattatgatgatcaaaaagtttataatttatttaaaaattatattacctaATATCTGGTTCTAAACATTCAATAACACtttggtaaatatttaaaaaaccagCTCTGTGATTTATAGATTGTATAAGTTGCTGTAATGCATCTTTCACAAGTAAAGTAGGAAATCTTTTATCTTGCTCCAAATCTTCTATGCAAACATCAATAAATGGACACTGCAAactaatataaagatattaatttttatttaaatatgaaataaaattcataagtaaaatgaaatgtagaattcataaatttttacctATCAGCAAGATTCTGACCCTCTTTTCTAAGTCGTATTGCTTCCATTTCATCTATTGTTGATTCTGGTACAAACATAATAACAATAGGTAATCCTTGAAATGGTAATCTATCTTCTTGTTCTAAATTCGACAATAAAGTTTTTTCTAAAGAAGAAcgaatatattcaaatgaatcctcatttgcataaatacaaaatgaacctataaatttaaaatattttcaaaattctatttttacaaaattctctatataataatattataataatataccatGAGGCATAAAATCTGAAGTAGTAAATGAATTATGTGGTAATCCAACATCACCATCGATTATTCGATATCCAAGCGTATACAACTGACAATCAATTTCTACTTCATCATCTTCTGTTTGTGCTCTTATTTCACGAGCGAATTCCTCACCAAGTCCATTGCTTCCAAGTAtaactaaatttaattgattattatcagATGTTAATTGCCACTGACTACTGTGATTCCATGAGGAAggtctataaaattattattttgataattatatttaattaaaaattattatttgttatacttttaaatcttACCTGTGAGCTTTTGTTCCAAGTATTCGTTCTATAAGTGCATCCATACAATTTGGATAAGCTGGACAATGTTCTCTTATAGGACAATGTACAAAACCCAAATGTTGAAATAgcattaattttctatcttgATCTAATCTATCTAAGGCTTTATATCTGTACATCATAAAAGATtactcaaaaatatttatatataatttaaataaaaaaaattaaattaattacctaAAATCATCTACTAATGCATctgtaatttctttaatatcatcTTGTGTAATAGTACCAGATGGTGCTATACTCTTGAAATGATAGAATAAATCAGCATGTTCTAGCAATAGTtcctgaaataataaaagattaaaaaatataatagaacaaaaaatatttattatgtttatgttattattatgttaagacatgtatatatttatacctgGAAATTATGTTTagctttttcaataatttctttttgatgTTGATCATATATTTCTTGACAATCATGGTGAGAAAGAGCTTCAAAACATTCTCTACCCATAAAAAGAACTCTAACTTCAGATAAATGTTTTCCAGGTGTAACATAACCAGTTTCTTCCAATAACTGTTTAAACTGTTTTTTCCATctaagaaatgataaattttttatataaatataaatatttctttattacaatataattattttcaatatttaaaagatatttataaagtttttgatagttaaaacatataatactacaaaaatgttaatataattatatatttttataaaaaaataatattctaaaatataaagcaATAAAAAGCACAATTTACCTTTTAGGAAGTCTGCACAAAAGAAACGCCACCCAGAATAAAGCAAAGCATTAGTATATTGCACATAAATCTCTAAAATGCTGAAtgactatataattttaataattatgttagCAAAAAACtacttctttcttatttataaatagcaaaaatttaacagattataatgattataaaatatattaagaaatatttatatatatatttaataattaattttaaaaatataataatactaactCTAATCGCCGCTGTTCCTGTTGCAAtacatttatatgatttttgaaaacagTTTCAGCTTCTGGTGTTTCTAAGACATCATAAGGAATTTTTGTTCCATTATTTTCACCAAAATCACAATCAATCCATGGGATATCTTCAGGACATTCATAGAAATATTGGTGAAAATCAGGatgttcttttatatattgttgtaCTGCAGACCATTctctacataaataaaataaatagaataagcaaaaaaatattttcataaaaatatttcaattagaattaaataaatataattgaaaacatACTCATTgatcaaatttgttatatcAGGACATATTTCATGAAGAATATCAGGTAACATATCCAAATATCCTTGGATTTTTTTTGCCACTTGttcatctttcaattttttaatatgtctCCTAAATAATCTTTGAGTTGCATCAATACcaaataattcaacaaatgttgaaaattctttGTGTTGAGCTAATTTTTTAGATGCTTGAGACCACAATGCTCTATAATCAGTAACATGTATTCGAATCAATCTTTGTAAAGATTCTGTTGATGCatctaataattcttttctagCTCTGGCCGCTTCCGCAAATGGAATAACTTTACTTCGCATTTTAGTTTTATCAATCAATTGTGCCAAAATCATAAATgccaaatcaatatttatattttcatgtgcagatgtttcaattattaatatggaaCCTTTGTATTCTTTACGCATCACTAATTTTTCAGCTTCTTTTACATATTGTTCATTAGCATCATCATTTTTGGTTGTTACCAAAACTATTGGTTTtttagttttcattaaattatttaatatatttgctaCTATTTCAACCTGTTTTTCTATAGATCTATTTGGTACAACACTTACATCAAATACACACAAAAAGCCATCAATGTTTAATTTACCATCTGGTAAAACTTTTTGTTCATATTCTTTCTCTATGCCTAAttgatttttgcaaatatacaTAAGCTTTTCTGCACTAGTAATTTTTGTGGCTGCACATCTTTTTGCATAAGGTTCCATTTTACCACCTTTAAAAGGTTGAAAAGATGCATCATCTATAAATTCTGTATGTTCTATtacttgaaattgatattccgTTCCATCTTCTGCTGTTTTTGTAACTTCGCCCCAATATAGGAAATGATCATTATTCACCACCCGACCACTAAAATCTGactgcaaaaaataataatcaattaataagagGAAACATTGCAAAGCAAACAAACTATATTTAACCAAATTAATTACatgtacatttaataattacctGTGATAACACTGATATATGGTCCACATTATAATCATCGTTCAAAGAACGCATAAAACGATTACACAGACATGATTTTCCCACACCAACTTGCCCCTTATCTTTCTCTGTACCAGAAAGACCAACAATAGCAACATTGATGGTTTTGATATTATCACTTTTTCTTGCCATTTTTAAAgcttaatttgattatatcatttatataattaagtgtgaaaataaaaatcttttcatcaAACTTTACTCAGGACATTTTTAAGTACCACTATTAATAGTTTctcttattcatttattttgtagTTATTAAAAACCAATATTTTTCCCTTTGGTCATTGTATATCAAGTctagaaatttatatgaaaattagcaTTACCTCCCTTTGGtaacatttttaacaatatattttttattttatatttcttcttcacaACATTTGAATATCATGCttcaaatttttgtatgacatgcaaatttatatataaataatcataaagaaatgtcatttgtcaaaatttcatttgagcttaatataattattattacaacttTATAAATGACAAAATTACATCattagagaaattaataatatagattttaagaaatttttgcactttatttctttatataaagcaCAACATTCATAATTTAGCACAAATGTGAGCAATAATTCTTTGGAATGGCACTCTATATCTgtatatctgaaaaaaaataatattcacaaatgaataaaatgataaacagtatcattatatattattaaatgttagtTGCACTCATGTtgcatttatatctttattatgaaaattaaattaaatattcatgataaTATTCACTATTCATCTAAAAttcacattaataaaatatatatttaaaatcacacaaaattatattcaacacatatatatatatatatgtacgtatatgtatctatgtatatatatatatatatatatatatatatatatatatatatacacacacatatcataaattatattgaaaaatatatttgatagtaataataaaataagagatgAATCAAATAACAAGCAGTCACTAtacacaaaattaatttttatactaatttataatttcctagaaataaattatctccTACATTATACAGGTTATGgattcaatgaaataaaacgtcaaaaatctctttataaagaattttttgcattaatctttatatatatgatataaaacttgaattttttttaataataagaagatgaatataataatttttcatgaacattaatgttaaaaatagtttcaaataaacattacgattatattttttaataaaattacaaaaatgtttTGTAATAATGATAGAGTATTTCTATCATAATGGAATAAATAGTTTTGTCTTgcgaaagtaataaattaaagttatagacttcatataaaatttacgagaCATGATTCATGCAGCAGaaacaaattattcgatatacaAATGACAGCTACGAATAGATCAATATGCATTGTACACAACCGCGGTCAATTTTAACACCAATGATAGTTTTGggattcaacaaattttaataagatatataaccaatatgtataatatgctGGAGCTTagctaaataaaatcaaaaaactaaaaaatcaaaatatcttaCTCGATGTAGTAAAGGCTATGTTACCTGTACAGATTTTTGTTCAGCAAGCGAACTATTACACCAACCGGCCGTcctgtataattttttcttcaggAACTCGATCGATTCTTCACTGCTATAGAACACGCACTCTTTCTTGATTTGTTTCACGCACACGGTGCACAGAAAGACATCTACAACTTATCTCAATGAAGGCTTAATTCCAGGTGTGTAAATAACTTCACGTCAAACACCTAGAATTGCCCCATAAAGGAGCCATTTTGGTGGGTGGGCACAAGGATTAATGTTTTCAGAATAGATAGTATATGTCGAACAAGAACAAGGCCGTATCTAgcatatttgatttattttttaaataaattctctttttcttataaataaattattaaattatatttattatttatattcacttaattaaatacaatatttattattaataattttaaaaatttttatataataaaaaaaataaatagactaaaaatatttttaatatattttaaaacaaataagaatatcatatttttaagaattttgaatattttaataaaatagatttatatatattatattgaagcaaatttattatattttttttaagttttaaaataatgctttttcaattttattattatttatttaaattgatcaattatttatgaacaATATCGACAAAAACTATCTGACTATAAGCACACCATGATTACGCTCCTGTAACAGCATAAAAGCACCATCTGTCGTTGAGTAAATGTACTAGTgcgatttcgaattaaaaatggcTGACAGCGGGGATGCTGTGAATAGTACGTCGTCAGGAAAAGAGGCTAGAAATACCGTTACTGATGGTCCTGTCACTGATCCAGCATCAAACAATAAGGTAAATTTAAGGATTCTGTCAcctagataattaaataaatgaattattttaacttgaattataataatataaaatcataataatatattaccatGAGTATTGTATTTTACCGCCgtactaaatatttaattaattaaattatttataaaaattaaaatatatatttttttaatttatataattgtacaaaataaaaagatagtatattagtgaattttattttcgttattgtttttatctttctattttattaaattatttatttaaaaccttTGATTTACCTTTAACTCTTTTAACatgtgttttgttttttttttgttacatctTAGCCCAACCCTTTCAAGTCTTATGACCACATGTTGCTATTATGTAATGCAACACATGGTATTAATTGATGTATGGtcttatatatactttctgTTTATTGTCAAACAAATAACTTCTACTATTGTTATTGCAAATTAaacttcattataaaaaaatttcataaatttattactaaaaataatgatttaattttaaaatttattaatcatataatgccaataaatataagatgttatttgaaatttttattttaaatgtataataatcataagaataataaaaaaataatttataaataaattgaatatatacttttgactcacaaagttatttttatatttaaaaaaaaatactataattaaCACTTCATTAATGTTACACAATATAGAAGTAATTTTATGGTAATTGGTATGAAACTTATAGATAATTCATATACATAAGACCAGCTGCTAAGAAACAATTACTTTCAAAGCTTCTTTGctttgttttatattctttattgatgttttataattcaaaataaaaatgttttatataattgaaaattttttatattatttttttttatttatttataaaataaaataatataaaaataaaaaattcattattattgattattattttaatgaaatttaaaaaaccagatttttaatttttttaaatttttttaaattatatatctttttttatatatttctttttgtgtACCAAAAGCTTAAAAAACacaaaaactatttaattcttttttacatattttttttccttatatattatgctattatactttatcattctaattatattatgatatatatgtatctatatatatatcttgaatGATATTtggtacataatatatttataatttttactttgataATGCAAGAATTAAGAGATGATTTGCATGCTATATATAATACCTGTTATCAGGGcgcttatattattttacatatagagCATTATTCACACAGTAGTCCGTAGGTTCGGTACCAATCACTCATTCATCGCTCATTATAAGTCTAAATACACCATATAGGCGTGGCACTATTAGCATTATAGAACAAatgagtataataaataaatatatgaggaataattataaaacaaaaagggaGATCTTTACATAAAACATACAATTACATAAAActgatattttatgtaatttgaattttacataCAAGTACAACCTTTGGGAGCTTTGTACCAAACTACGGactgtattataaaaatttgacccaatttgaattatgaaatGGTGGTTGTTGTGATTTCAGAGCTTAGAGGCATCAAATAGTGCCTTTCACGGCGCGAGAACAAAATTAGTAAGTAAGAATATACGTGTACAAAACAAGTAAACTTGTATTCCTTTCCACAAAGCAATCCTTACAATTTCCTCAGGGCTGCTTTAATTCCTATgattacataaatatgatatgtGCCAATGGAATTATCATTTTGTCCTCTCATCAAATAACACAGGATAATAAGACGACTTTTccctaaaatataattaaagtcatgaataattcattcatttattttattaatctaataaagtaatataagtaatataataattatataacataaatcgaaatatatataaaaagaattattaaatttcgtcTATATTAAACTGTGTCCAttctatcaaataaaatagcttcatttacatttttatgtttgtagTCTATTTCCATCTATTGCAGCCCtttttgagataaaatattcataattttacaatgatatatgatttaatcttttaaatgttTAGGATTCCAAGTCCGGAGCCTTGAAAAAGTCCAGTCGTTATCGCAGTCGCTCTTTGTCAGCTAGTAGCACAGATAGTTACAGTTCTGGtatgaatatattcatttttatagtgtatctataattaaaaaaaattattattaatttaatatagtaaatttatttttctattatattagcATCTTATACAGCAAGTTCATCAGATGAAGATGATGTATCACctcgagaaaaaattcaaaaaacagaaaatggttttatagatttttgtgTACGCAATATTAATCAACATGCATTTGGTAGAAGAGAGATAGAAATAGCAGAACAAGAAATGCCAGGAATTATGGCACTTCGTAAGCGCGCCGCTGAAGATaaggtatataaattatctgcaataaaagcaaaaagttaattgatattaatatataataaaaaattattttaaacagcCATTGAAAAATGCTAAAATTGTGGGATGCACTCATATCAATGCTCAAACTGCTGTTCTTATTGAAACTTTAGTTCATTTGGGAGCACAAGTTAGATGGGCagcatgtaatatatattctactcAAAATGAAGTGGCTGCTGCCCTTGCTCATGCTGGCTATCCAATTTTCGCTTGGCGTGGTGAAACAGAAGAAGATTTTTGGTGGTGTATTGATAAATGTGTAGCTGCTGAAAATTGGCAACCTAATATGATATTAGATGATGGAGGAGATGCAACACATTTAAtgctcaaaaaatataatgctatGTTTAAGATGATTCAAGGTTTGTCtatcatttcttttacaataaaatagataataataataatgttaatttctaGGAATCGTCGAAGAGAGCGTAACAGGTGTACAtagattatatcaattatcaaaAGCAGGAAAATTATCCGTTCCTGCCATGAATGTTAATGATAGTGTAACAAAAACCAAATTTGATAATCTTTATAGCTGCCGCGAAAGTATTATTGAtaggtaaattaattaaacatcaaTTATCGAAATGTTGAAATGCACTAAAATTTTgccattaattatatttattaatgtatctTATTATAGTTTGAAAAGATCCACAGATATTATGTTTGGTGGAAAACAGGTTGTAATTTGTGGCTATGGTGAAGTTGGTAAAGGTTGTTGTCAAGCTCTTAAAGGTTTGGGatgtattgtttatataactGAAATCGATCCAATTTGTGCTTTACAAGCAAGGTAAATAatctgaaacaaaataaaaatatatcatataaactTTCATATAAACTGATTATtcatacatacattttttacagTATGGATGGTTTTAgagtaatgaaattaaatgaagtTATTCGAAATGTAGACATTGTTATTACTGCAACTGGCAATAAAAATGTAGTTACGCGTGAGCACatggataaaatgaaaaatggctGCGTAGTGTGCAATATGGGACACAGTAATACCGAAATAGATATTGTACGTTCAAATTCTAACAATCTatagttaatttttctaaaattcgaCTAGATTTTCAACTAGAGTGTAGGGAAAAATtcgtatttcttatatttcagaacaaaaaagaaatatattggtAAAACATTAAGACTCCTTTAATATGTTCTTAACAGAACAGTTTACGCACGCCCGATTTAACTTGGGAAAAAGTAAGGTCTCAAGTGGATCATGTTATCTGGCCAGATGGAAAGCGCATCGTATTATTAGCAGAAGGCCGGTTAGTCAACTTGTCTTGTTCCAGTATTCCTTCGTTTGTTGTGTCGATTACAGCTGCTACCCAAGCATTAGCACTGATTGAACTTTTCAATGCACCTCCAGGACGGTATAAAAGTGATGTTTATCTGTTACCAAAAAAAATgggtaagtataaaatatctttgtgTTTCATTAAGCATTGCATCAATGCATAaactgtaatataataatattattcaatagatGAGTATGTGGCATCATTACATTTACCGACATTTGATGCGCATTTAACGGAGTTAACAGATGAACAAGCCAAATATATGGGACTTAATAAGGCTGGACCTTTTAAGCCTAATTATTATCGGtacgtattattttatacatctcctaatattatttaaatttatttatttaaaattattttaatttatttcagctattaaaaatatatgaataaataacatagcatagtatatgcaatatttgaaatttatgtttataagtattaaaaaatagctgcctcattttattaaaatctcttctattaatttcgtctaaattaatagaaatatataacaaggtttcatgttaatattttattttattattttaaaaaaatattttctttatatttcaaaaagatatatacatattagttCAACTAAAATATTGCCTCCCAttacaataatcaataattaattatatataaatatatatatttaattaatattcaaaagtgTATagaacatattaatttatgatttgtgCATTTAGAAATACATGTGCagttattaattcgaattgaAGTACAAGTTTGCTAAATGcagtttttacaaaaataattttaaaaaatgtttgctGTAAAAATCTGTATAcgtaaagtatatttaatgttatagattatgtaattatttagaaattttcattgagATTATTTTTGATGTATTGATGTTACATTCTGcattttgaacaatatttgGTAACATTGaagatatgtacatatatagagagaatttaatattacaagatattaataaatattaatgaattgaaGTACAATGACATATCTTTTGATGAGTTtgtctttataattatatctaataattgttCACAATTGATTACCGCAATCATGTATGCTTGAATTTactatttttgattttgttattaaaaaaaagatgaaattgtaaaaataaagcaaataaaactatgtacataattatttaagaagaattaggaaaaaattaatcattttataattggtCATATCATCCGTCGATAGaagataatggaaaaatagG
Coding sequences:
- the LOC108004321 gene encoding rho GTPase-activating protein 190 isoform X3 — protein: MARKSDNIKTINVAIVGLSGTEKDKGQVGVGKSCLCNRFMRSLNDDYNVDHISVLSQSDFSGRVVNNDHFLYWGEVTKTAEDGTEYQFQVIEHTEFIDDASFQPFKGGKMEPYAKRCAATKITSAEKLMYICKNQLGIEKEYEQKVLPDGKLNIDGFLCVFDVSVVPNRSIEKQVEIVANILNNLMKTKKPIVLVTTKNDDANEQYVKEAEKLVMRKEYKGSILIIETSAHENINIDLAFMILAQLIDKTKMRSKVIPFAEAARARKELLDASTESLQRLIRIHVTDYRALWSQASKKLAQHKEFSTFVELFGIDATQRLFRRHIKKLKDEQVAKKIQGYLDMLPDILHEICPDITNLINEEWSAVQQYIKEHPDFHQYFYECPEDIPWIDCDFGENNGTKIPYDVLETPEAETVFKNHINVLQQEQRRLELPKRWKKQFKQLLEETGYVTPGKHLSEVRVLFMGRECFEALSHHDCQEIYDQHQKEIIEKAKHNFQELLLEHADLFYHFKSIAPSGTITQDDIKEITDALVDDFRYKALDRLDQDRKLMLFQHLGFVHCPIREHCPAYPNCMDALIERILGTKAHRPSSWNHSSQWQLTSDNNQLNLVILGSNGLGEEFAREIRAQTEDDEVEIDCQLYTLGYRIIDGDVGLPHNSFTTSDFMPHGSFCIYANEDSFEYIRSSLEKTLLSNLEQEDRLPFQGLPIVIMFVPESTIDEMEAIRLRKEGQNLADSLQCPFIDVCIEDLEQDKRFPTLLVKDALQQLIQSINHRAGFLNIYQSVIECLEPDIRIIMCMFCGDPYSVENVLGPLLNHQCCFLSGDRSIVLETFLGESKRRVEVIISSFHGANAFRDELVHGFILVYSTKRKASLATLNAFSMNIPNLPIQIMAVTDTGGANAFFSNDLSHLLITEGNAIADKLQAHFMTSASSCQQKTAFYTPFFKEVWEKKPEIEQAFNMEEPGNLNDSGEGTLEYSALHPMPPPRHESYHLQTPDDGSGSESYEQLTPDGDLGDTGLNEQFADNRATPSDDSDIYSQVDFYREERERDLLKPGDITNKLSGWVKDTFMPQDGVTNSYSHRAFTTGRRHISQAKPRPKGNSQTLKQPGKINLKDFSNVTDAIARMTVGEKDEHGSKISMGHAPLATPELDLGSEYAQVKDVVQSLYPYDGDYMYASVQDSVGNNKSKLRHRREKGQPSYSDSDSEWSSLERQRIADISGKANKKPPSHKRIRKKRTPIFVASPKVPSSMGSGDGIGLNYNVKEVKLRVNPTERESSETNSSESSDPEHTSRLRAKHNKHTTAAISRRKFGNSLPQQHPTSNKEIFSASYESSLDVSSPREINSPSVKDGDKLNRKKDKQKAKEDEKLEKRRQKEEKLKKHAEKEKEREKKKQEKTKQTKGPSSTLSLSQVQQPLIEDFAQSETNRIPLFLEKCVQFIEDEGLDSEGIYRVPGNRAHVELLFQKFEEDGNVDIHSLDIPVNAVATALKDFFSKRLPPLIDKERMSELEDISGARGISKPMSATCMNMEDRSCRLLALRLMLNKLKPVNFDVLKFIFHHFVKVAENCKLNSMDSKNLAICWWPTLLPIEFNDLGRFEAMRPYLEDVVQTMIDQYPFLFCGEEAIVMV
- the LOC108004321 gene encoding rho GTPase-activating protein 190 isoform X2, producing MARKSDNIKTINVAIVGLSGTEKDKGQVGVGKSCLCNRFMRSLNDDYNVDHISVLSQSDFSGRVVNNDHFLYWGEVTKTAEDGTEYQFQVIEHTEFIDDASFQPFKGGKMEPYAKRCAATKITSAEKLMYICKNQLGIEKEYEQKVLPDGKLNIDGFLCVFDVSVVPNRSIEKQVEIVANILNNLMKTKKPIVLVTTKNDDANEQYVKEAEKLVMRKEYKGSILIIETSAHENINIDLAFMILAQLIDKTKMRSKVIPFAEAARARKELLDASTESLQRLIRIHVTDYRALWSQASKKLAQHKEFSTFVELFGIDATQRLFRRHIKKLKDEQVAKKIQGYLDMLPDILHEICPDITNLINEEWSAVQQYIKEHPDFHQYFYECPEDIPWIDCDFGENNGTKIPYDVLETPEAETVFKNHINVLQQEQRRLEWKKQFKQLLEETGYVTPGKHLSEVRVLFMGRECFEALSHHDCQEIYDQHQKEIIEKAKHNFQELLLEHADLFYHFKSIAPSGTITQDDIKEITDALVDDFRYKALDRLDQDRKLMLFQHLGFVHCPIREHCPAYPNCMDALIERILGTKAHRPSSWNHSSQWQLTSDNNQLNLVILGSNGLGEEFAREIRAQTEDDEVEIDCQLYTLGYRIIDGDVGLPHNSFTTSDFMPHGSFCIYANEDSFEYIRSSLEKTLLSNLEQEDRLPFQGLPIVIMFVPESTIDEMEAIRLRKEGQNLADSLQCPFIDVCIEDLEQDKRFPTLLVKDALQQLIQSINHRAGFLNIYQSVIECLEPDIRIIMCMFCGDPYSVENVLGPLLNHQCCFLSGDRSIVLETFLGESKRRVEVIISSFHGANAFRDELVHGFILVYSTKRKASLATLNAFSMNIPNLPIQIMAVTDTGGANAFFSNDLSHLLITEGNAIADKLQAHFMTSASSCQQKTAFYTPFFKEVWEKKPEIEQAFNMEEPGNLNDSGEGTLEYSALHPMPPPRHESYHLQTPDDGMSVTFRSGSESYEQLTPDGDLGDTGLNEQFADNRATPSDDSDIYSQVDFYREERERDLLKPGDITNKLSGWVKDTFMPQDGVTNSYSHRAFTTGRRHISQAKPRPKGNSQTLKQPGKINLKDFSNVTDAIARMTVGEKDEHGSKISMGHAPLATPELDLGSEYAQVKDVVQSLYPYDGDYMYASVQDSVGNNKSKLRHRREKGQPSYSDSDSEWSSLERQRIADISGKANKKPPSHKRIRKKRTPIFVASPKVPSSMGSGDGIGLNYNVKEVKLRVNPTERESSETNSSESSDPEHTSRLRAKHNKHTTAAISRRKFGNSLPQQHPTSNKEIFSASYESSLDVSSPREINSPSVKDGDKLNRKKDKQKAKEDEKLEKRRQKEEKLKKHAEKEKEREKKKQEKTKQTKGPSSTLSLSQVQQPLIEDFAQSETNRIPLFLEKCVQFIEDEGLDSEGIYRVPGNRAHVELLFQKFEEDGNVDIHSLDIPVNAVATALKDFFSKRLPPLIDKERMSELEDISGARGISKPMSATCMNMEDRSCRLLALRLMLNKLKPVNFDVLKFIFHHFVKVAENCKLNSMDSKNLAICWWPTLLPIEFNDLGRFEAMRPYLEDVVQTMIDQYPFLFCGEEAIVMV